The Musa acuminata AAA Group cultivar baxijiao chromosome BXJ1-8, Cavendish_Baxijiao_AAA, whole genome shotgun sequence genomic sequence ATTCCACCGCAATCGATCGGTAAAACTGTGTACTGTAATGAATGCAGGTATCCGGATAAGGAAGCTGGTCAGATCCCAATGGCGTATGTGGTGAGGAAGGATGGGAGCAATTTGTCTGAGGAGGAAGTGATCAAATTCGTAGGGAGACAGGTATATATCCATTCGAACATTTCCTATCCGTGGCATATAAGCGTAAATCTGACGTAGTTTCCTGCAACTATCGATTTCTCTTGAAATTTAGGGAAAGAAAGGTCGTGCATCTTCGCACTGTAATAATGCTATCCGTCCCGTCAACTATTTGATGCGATGACATTGATATTGCTCCTATGGTGAAGTAGTATCAGAAAGGAAAAATCATCTATTCAAAACTTATTCAGGCCACAcattagaaatatatacaatttcCGATGAATTCAAGTTTTGCAAGTTGGGTTATGTCGATCTCTCTCTCCATACATGAGGTCTTATTTACGGGGGGCTACAATCGATTGTTTGTTTGAACTCTTTGATGTCAATTATTATGATAGTGTAGTGAAGCTACAGATTATAAGAGTTGCTTTGTCTGATACGTCCTGCATTTGTGATACCAATAATAGGTGGCTCCGTACAAGAGAATCCGCAAGGTAGCATTTGTATTTGCCATTCCAAAGAATCCGTCAGGGAAAATATTAAGGAAAGACCTGGTCAAGCTCGCCACCTCCAAGCTGTAGCGACTCAAACTTGGATTTCCTTGGGATGCATAAATATACAAAATATTGAACTTGTAATGTCAAGCGTATCAAGTTAATCCTTAAATGTTTCCTACAAACCTGTTATGTATGTTAATAATCAAGTGCCTTTGGAGACAATAATGAATTATCTTCTATCGGTTCGTAGAAAATATGTTGGTTTGATTGCCTTGTGTTCAagtattttattgattgatttatttatgttgtGTCAAGTATTTTGTTCCTCGTCTCTCGCATATGGATTCATAGACAAGCAGGAAAGTCCACAATATTGGAACTTGTGTGATCCACATGTAATGTTGCCAAACATGAAATTTTTTTGTTGTTTGAGATAGATGGTGAAACCCAAAGAGGATGATGTGGCAAGTTCAATGACCTGATAATATATTATGTTGGATGTCCTGCACGTCCAACAGCCAACTATGAAGTAAAGCACCTACATGCTATTGGTgtcaactttaagccgtggcctcgggatcAACACGGTTGGATTCAGATCCGATTGATTGGGGATTTTCCTGAGCGACCcttgagactgctgaggtggccgACTACGGTGGTCCGATCATGACGGGACAATTGTTTCCACTGgaagggaactcctcgcctgggcaCGCGGCGGGAGGCGCTCCGTTgtcgtccctgcacacaggtcgggttgggaggtttttgtttttgttttttctcctcctctctcGAGTCGAACGTGAGAgtttttatagggaagcttactatttcctgatgtgcccgtttGCAGAGGGCAGGCCCGTACTTTCGATAGCGTCCTACACCAATGTGGGTGTTGTGTGAAGAACCGTGCTTGCGCAGGATGTGGCGTGTCCTGATCGTCGTCCTGGTCTGTCTCGATCGGGCGCGTCAAGTCAAACCGAGGTGTGGATCATTAGCTTATGTCAACACACGTCACATTATTACCACTATCACATGCAACCGTTGGTTGGCACGTTGGCAAGGCTGTGCGATCACGTGGGTGTCCCGAGTTCCGCATAGCGGTAGTGACCACACTGTGTCGAATAATTTCATATATCCATGGATCATTTAAAGGACTAAGATGGAACAGATTATTAACTCCAAAAGCCACATGAGACGTAAACATACAAGTGCTTTTTCGATGATGTGATATTCCCTAGGCtcagttttttattattttatttcattttttcttgCAATTGATGAGGaaaataatggcgacaagactggGGTTGACGTCACCTGTCCCAGATGTCGCATCACGCCTCAGTCTTGGTCAAACGAATCGGAACGCCGATCGAGGCACATTAATACCTtgcaaaagccaagtccaacacgctgaccgaggcacattaataccagcctgctccctgcaagcgggcagctcaggaagtagaatgcttccctataaataccctcttgtTCATTAGAAGGGGGGAGGACAAGCACAACACAGTTGGAGtcgtctcttcctccaaaaccctctctatatcgctaacttggccgtcggaggggtcgggccgagcacctcggcccgacctttgtgcaagtgCCAGACGGGGTCGACTCTTCCAGGCGCTGCGACGGAGCTTCTTGCCAACCCGACATCCAAACCCCTGAACTGAGCcgcgttggccccgaggccacggcttaaacagatgccccccgcatcattttggcgctagaaggagggccggaaTGACGGTACATATGCTTTCTCtttggttgctccactgcagccgaccaGCACCACCAGCAGCGACTTCTAGGGCTGGTCTCGGCTCgcgtcggcccctcggccccacacgcgcggccagcccgcgtcagctcctTGGCTGACAGCGCAggttgctgcctcggccccacgcgcgcacctcggctcctcggccacaaGCAcagccagcccgcgcgcctcaactcctcggccccacgcgcgactAGCCCGCGTCAGCTCCTTGGCTGACAGCGTAGCTTGCTGCCTCAGCCCCACGCGCgtgaccagcccgcgcgcctcggttcctcggccccacgcgcgcggctagcccgcacgcctcggccccatgcgcggccaagcccgcgtcagctcctcggctaacggcgcagcttgctgcctcggccccatgcgcggccagcccgcgtcagctcctcggctgacggcgcagccTGTTGCCTCAGCCCCATGCACGGTCTGCCCGCCTgtgccgagcacctcggccacacaCTGTCGAGATCCACCTCGGTGCAGCCTGTCCGCCTGTGTCGCGCtgctcggccgcatggtgcccgagaccacgtgtgcgcggccagcccgcctgcgtcgtgctactcggccgcatggccctcgcgaacacgcctgggcggtctgcccgcctgcgtcgtgctcctcggttcttCGGTTTTATGCcactcgagaccacacctgcgcggcctcagcccgcctgcgtcgtgttccttggccccatgttcctgaGACagacctgcccgcctgcgtcgtgctccttggccccaggttaccgagacagaccagcgcagcctgcccgcctacgtcgtgctccttggccccacgtTCCCAAGACACACCGACGCGGTCGGCCCttctgcgccgagctcctcggccacacgcTGCCGAGCTCCCCTCGAAGcctcctgcccgcctgagcggcgtcactcggccgcagcccgcctgcgccgaacTTCTCGGCCATACACTGTCGAGTTCACAGCacgacctgcccgcctgagttgtctcTTGGCCCAGGCCATCTCctaggtcgcataatgcccgaccccacctcctcggtcgcgtaatgcccgaggccatctCCACGGCCGCGTAATGCCCAAGACCACCTCTGATCGGCTTGCCCAACgaagttgtgctcctcggctgcgtgtcGATCGAGACTCGCCCACGCGGCCTGCTTGcctatgtcgtgctcctcggcttatagcccgagtcgctccaattCGACCAccaacttgcgactcgtcggcttggctcatagcccgagtcgctccagttcgacctccgacttgcgactcgccggctcagccCATCACCTGAGACACGCCTACGAGGCCTGCCCGCTTGGTCGTGCTCCTCGCCCGCACGTTGTCCGAGACCACGACCTCTGCTCGGCTTCCCGATTGAGATGTGCTCATCAGTCGCACATTGCCCATGGCCCaagacacacctgtgcggcctccccgcctgcgtcgtgctccttggcgcatagcccgagtcgctccagttcaatCTTCGACTTGCGACTTGCCGGCCCAGACCATAactcgagtcgctccagttcgatcttcgacttgcgactcgccggctcagaccatagcccgagtcgctccagttcgatccccGACTTGCAACTCGTCGGCTCAGAccttagcccgagtcgctccagtttgatccccgacttgcgactcgctggcTCAGAccttagcccgagtcgctccagttcgatccccgacttgcgactcgccggctcagaccttagcccgagtcgctccagttcgatctccgactcgcCGGCTcggaccatagcccgagtcgctccagttcgatcttcgacttgcgactcgccggctccgaccatagcccgagtcgctctagttcgatctccgacttgcgactcgccggctcaaaccatagcccgagtcgctccagttcgatcttcgaCTTACGACTCGTCGGCTCAGAccttagcccgagtcgctccagttcgatctccaacttgcgactcgccggctcagaccttagcccgagtcgctccagttcgatcctcgacttgcgacCGCCGGCTCAGACCttagcccgagtcgctctagttcgatctccgacttgcgactcgccggctcggaccaaagcccgagtcgctccagttcgatcttcgacttgcgactcgccggctcagaccatagcccgagtcgctccagttcgatctccgactagcgactcgccggcccagaccatagcccgagtcgctccagttcgacctccgacttgcgactcgccggcccaacCTGTCCACCAGCCTTATGCTCCTCGGCTCCGTTATCCCCGAAATTGCGTCTGCACGACCAGCCCAcctgaagacagaagccatgcgtcaaccgacgcatagctcctttcggggggggaatatgatgagggaaataatggcgacaagactggGACTGACGTCACCTGTCCTAGATGTCGCATCACGCCTCAGTCTTGGTCAAACGAACCGGAATGCCGATCGAGGGACATTAATACCCTGCAAAGGCCATGTCCAACAtgctgaccgaggcacattaatactagcctgccccctgcaagcgggcagctcaggaagcagaatgcttccctataaataccctcttgtTCATTAGAAGGGGGGAGGATAAGCACAACACAGTTGGAGtcgtctcttcctccaaaactctctccacatcgctaacttggccgtcggaggggtcgggccgagcgcctcgacccgacctttgtgcaggtgccagaCGGGGTCGACTCTTCCAGGCGCTGCGACGGAGCTTCTTGCcgacccgacatccggacccccgaactgagccgcgttggccccgaggccacggcttaaacagatgccccccgCATCATCAATGTTGTTTTAATATTAACCAAAGAAATACGTAAAAGAGTACCCCGATCTGATCGGCGGAAACCATGGAGATTGATCGAGAAGGAGTGACGAAACTCGTGGATCAACGTGGGGCCCGCGGCTGACTGGGCTCTGATGCCCGGGCCTCGATGCGTGcacctgcttctgcttctgcgtcGCGTTAAGTTGGTCGGGTGTTGGTGTCTGATGAAGGGGGTGTGAGTGTGTTTATGTATGTGTTTGCAGGATAGGACGAAATATCCGGGTAGTGCGACTGCCGCGTTCTCGTTGTGTTGTTGACCCCACAACGCGTCGACCTTGGCCGGCCAAAAGATGGGATGGAGACACCGAAGAAATGAGCTCCCATAGCCTGTGTGCATCGGCAGCTCCCACACCGACACACTCAATCTTATATACGCTTGCAGTTGCTAaacaagtagaagaagaagaagaagaagaagatggtcgTAGGAAAGTTCAGGCGCTCAGAATCCTTTCCGGCCCCGAAGCCTGCAGGGGGCCGCGCCGCCGCCGCCAAGAGCTCCTTCCGCACCCGATGCATCAGTCTCCCCTCCCGCTCCCACCCCATCGCCACCCACCTCGCCGACGACCTCCATGCCGTCCTGTCGTGGCCCCCTGCCCCATCTTCCTCCTCCGCTGCTGTCCACTGGCTCTCCGACGGCCTCGCCCGACTTCACCTCCTCCTTGCGGGGCTCTACGACGTCCTCCAGCTTCCCCAGGCCCACGACCCCCTCCgatgccgccaccgccgccgctccCCCGCCCTAGCCGACCGCTTTCTCGACGACTTCCTCCGCCTCGCCGACGCGCACGGCTCCTTCCGTGCCGCTGCCATCGCCCTCAAGCAGCACCTCGCGGCCGCCCAGGTCGCGATTCGCCGCCGCGACGTGCAGCGCCTCCAGCCCTGCCTTCGCGCCCTGCGCCGCGCGGGAAAGGGGCTGGCCGATCTCGCCGCGTCCGTCCGCGAGATCAGGAGGAGGCCGCCGACCGCTTCTGCCGCAGGGGCAGTGACGGACGCCGAGGAGGTGGAGGTCGCCAGGGTGATGTGGGAGGTCGCCGTCGCGGCTGCGGATGCCTCGAGGGTGGTGTTCCTCGGTGTGGCGCAGATGTCCATGGccgcggcggaggcggcggaggcAGTGACGTGTCGGTCCGCGTGGGCCGCCGCGGTGCTGAGGTGGAGGGACAGAGGAAGGTCGAAGTCGTCGAACAAGAAGGTTTTGCGGGAGGAGGTGATGACAGAAAAGGAGGAGCGGGAATGGCGGAGGACGGCGTTGGAGAGGCTGGGGGCAGCGGAGGACGGCATGGTCAACATCAGAGTCACGCTCCTCAACGTTATCACTCCCGCCACCTAAAGATGTCTTTCGAATAAcaagaaattaaaagaaaaatcgaAATATTGGCAAACGGGAACGCATATCAAAATATTACTGTCATTATTGTTAGGGTAAATAACTTTTATAGCCGTGGCcttgggccgacgcggctcgtccaggggtccgaatggcggggatcttgcgTGGCGTGCCTGAGGTCCTTCTGGTGGCTGATCGCGGTGATTTGGATGTCCCGTCAGGGGGAGTGCTCTGCCGCAGCGTCGAGGAAGAGGCAAcgtcgtctcgcacctgcacactagTCGGGTCGGAGGTTCGACCCGACCcattcgacgatcaagttagcgatgtggagagggtgGTGGAAGAGGGAGTGCTTCTGTTTCAGTTgtgtttcttcctctccttttcagCCAAAttagtaattaagagagaaagggtaaAATTAGGCTATCGAGCACGTCGACCGAGGCATGCCCATACCTTGCGGTAGCCCGGTCCTCCACATAGCCCCAGTGGCCATGTCAGACGCCACGCAATGTactgtcctgcccctgcaagcagccacatcaggtaaatACCCCACAGTTCTAAacgaaaaggagaggaagaaacagATGCAGACTACATCAGGCCccatgcgtggccagcccgcgctAGCAGCCCGGTTGACGGTGCAGCCTGCTGCCTCgaaccctcggtcccacgcgcgcggccaaacctgcttgcgtcggccccacgcgcgtgaccagcccgcgcgcctcggcttctcggccccacgcgcgcgaccagcccgcgcgcctcggcttcTCGactcctcggtcccacgcgcgcggtcgaaccgcccgcgtcggccccacgcgcgcggtcgAACCGCCCGCGTCAGCCCCACgcccgcggccagcccgcccgcatCGGCACCCCGCGTGCGACCAGCCAGCACAGCTTGCTgcttcggccccatgcgcggccagcccgcgtcggctcctcggctgacggcgcagcctgctgcctcggccacaTGCCGGCCACCCGCCTCAGTTGCTCGGCtgacagcgcagcttgctgcctcggccccatgcgcggccagcccgcgtcggctcctcggctgacggcgcagcctgctgcctcggccacaTGCCGGCCACCCGCCTCAGTTGCTCGGCtgacagcgcagcttgctgcctcggccccatgcgcggccagcccgcgtcagctcctcgactgacggcgcaacctgctgcctcggtcccatgtgcggccagcccgcgctaGCAGCCcggctgacggtgcagcccgttgcctcgactcctcggccccgtgcgcagccaacacgctgccttggCCCCTCAGcaccatgcgcagccaacacgctgcctcggcccctcgggccCATgtgcagcttgctgcctcggccccatgcgcggccagcccgcgtcagctcctcggctgacggcgcagcctgctgcctcggccccatgccggCCACTCGCCTCAGTTGCTCGGCTGATAGCGCAGCTTGCTACCTcgaccccatgcgcggccagcccgcgtcagctcctcGGCTTACGGCACAACCTGCTGCCTCGGTCccgttgcgcggccagcccgcgctagTAGCCCGGCCGACGGTGCAGCCCGCCGCCTCGACTCCTTAgccccgtgcgcagccaacacgctgcctcggcccctcggcaccatgcgcagccaacacgctgcctcggcccaatgcgcggccagcccgcgtcagctcctcggctgacggcgcagcctgctgcctcggccccatgccggccgcccgcctcagttgctcggctgacagcgcagcttgttgcctcggccccatgcgcggccagcccgcgtcagctcctcggctgacggcaCAACCTGATGCCTCggtcccatgcgcggccagcccgcgctagCAGCCCGGCTGACGGTGCAACCCACTGC encodes the following:
- the LOC135680286 gene encoding uncharacterized protein LOC135680286, translating into MVVGKFRRSESFPAPKPAGGRAAAAKSSFRTRCISLPSRSHPIATHLADDLHAVLSWPPAPSSSSAAVHWLSDGLARLHLLLAGLYDVLQLPQAHDPLRCRHRRRSPALADRFLDDFLRLADAHGSFRAAAIALKQHLAAAQVAIRRRDVQRLQPCLRALRRAGKGLADLAASVREIRRRPPTASAAGAVTDAEEVEVARVMWEVAVAAADASRVVFLGVAQMSMAAAEAAEAVTCRSAWAAAVLRWRDRGRSKSSNKKVLREEVMTEKEEREWRRTALERLGAAEDGMVNIRVTLLNVITPAT